The following is a genomic window from Halichoerus grypus chromosome 5, mHalGry1.hap1.1, whole genome shotgun sequence.
accaactgagccactcaagcgcctACTAAGTTGTTAAATGATCTATAATCTTACTTAGGCATGTACTTGAAAATCTTCTGATATTTCAGATAAAATTCCCAAAATTCAActtctaaatgaagtctttttgactAATTAGGCTTATTTGGTATGTCAAGTCACATGGGAAACATTGTCAAATAAGTGATGATAAACCTCCTCAGGTTATATTTTATAGTTGAATGCTAGAACTCTtccagaaattatataaaatttctaagGTTTTAATATGACATTATAGCAGGACACAtcaaaagttccagcaaagcaggggcgcctgggtggctcagttgttaggcgtctgccttcggctcaggtcatgttcccagggtcctgggatcgagccccgcatcgggctccctgctccgcgggaagcctgcttctccccctcccactccccctgcttgtgttccctctcttgctgtgtctctctctgtaaaataaataaataaaatctttaaaaaaaaagttccagcaaagcagatttaaaaaaaaaagaacaaccctATATGaccaatcactattcttgctgtgCTTGCTCGGGGGCGAGAGGGGGACGGTTATTTATGTGCTGTACAGCAGGAATGGTAAACTGCAGCTCTCAGGCTAAAAGCAACCAAACACCAATTTTTTGCATGAAGTTTATTGTTTATTGGAACAGAGCTACACCCATTCATTTAGGTCAGTGGTTTTCAAGTACTTCATGAGTACAATCTTAACCCCCAGGGCACATCTagcaacatctggagacatttttggttgttacgGGGCGGGAGGGGAACTATTGGCATCTGTTACTGGCAACTTGTGGCCAGAGATACTGCTAACCCCACTGTTGTGCACAGGACAGCTGCCTAAAACATCTGGCCCAAAATATCAGCAGTGCCAAGGCTGAGATACCCTGGTTTATAGGTTTCTCTGGATGTTTTTGCACTAACATTGTAGAGTTGAGCGGTCTGACAGAGCTCATATGACCCACAATACCTAACATgcttaccatctggccctttatggAAAGTTTGCCAATTCTCTACAAGAAACCATAAAATATACTTAAGTTATTTCCTGTGTAGTAGGTTATCTATCAATTCTAGAAAGCTTCAACATTATTTCTTCTAGAAATGAGCCAACCAATATTTTTTTATACCTCTTCTAGCCATTTAAAGGTCTATagtaaaaaattatactttatattttattctgatttaaGGGATATttaaaacagtgattctcaaaagcCAATCCAAGTATCAGTAACTTTCCATGATGAACTTTTCACTGGCCcataatgaaatgagaaaaataaagacaaattttgGAGATTTTTATAAAGCTAACTTAATTCAATGTTAAGTGTTATTCCTAATGATTACATCcttcctatatttaaaaatattaaaatgccctTTCTTTTCTGAATCAATGTTGGTAAAAGGTAGTTTCTTTAATATGGCAAAACTGATAGTTGTAACATTGGATCAAGTcgttaaaaaaattcattgcttCTTGAAATCCAAAAGTCAGAAGACCTCTGATTTAGAGGCTTTTGTTCCATTATGAGGATTCTTTGATGTTGAACATATGTCACATATCATTGCTGAAGGTATTTCTTAAGTGTGTTTTGCAATGTCTAATAAGTGATGAACTACAgctgaaggcttttccacattcattacaaTCGTaaggtttttctccagtatgaattctctgatgtttaGCAAAGGATGAATCATGCCTAAAGGCTTTCCCACAATGACTGCATTCATAAGGTTTCACTCCCGTGTGGACTCTCTGATGAATAGAAAGATGAATTCTCTGgctaaaggctttcccacattccttacatttataTGGTCTTTCCCCAGTATGAGTTCTCTGGTGTTGAGTTAGGTACGTGCTATGGCTGAAGGTTTTACTGCATACATTACAAATGTAGGGTTTCACACCCGTATGAATAATCTCATGTTGCCTAAGGTGTCTAATCTGGAAAAATGCTTTTCCACAGTCTTTGCAGGTGAAAGGTTTATCTCTAACATGAGTTCTCAGATGCTGGATCAGCCCAATGCTCTGGCTGAATGCTTTCTCACATATGCCacattcatagggcttctcccCAGTATGGATTCTAACATGTTGAGTAAGAGATGAGGGATGTCTGAAggttttcccacattccttacattcatagggtttctcaccagtatggaTTCTCTGATGTGGAATAAGGGATGAACTTTGgctaaaggcttttccacattctttacatcggaaaggtttctctccagtatgaattctcatGTGTTCTGTAAGATGAATGAGCTGTTTGAAGATTTTTTCACAAATATTACATTCAAAAGTTTTCATTCTTGTATAACTCCTTGAATGATTGATCAAATCTAAATTGTATCTACTTCTCTTTCTAGACATACCATAtttatggtctttttttcttGGAGGACCTTCTGGTCCAGGAATAACTTTTGAGCTCACATTAATACTTTTCTCAAATCTGTTAGATTCTCGGCCTCTCTCCTGGGTGAGTGTTTTCTCATGGGTCAAGGGGATTTGCCCCTCACCCATTCCTTGGTTTTCCTGGTGGCTTTCTAACTTATCACATTTGGAGACTCTTCCCAATGTGGAATATAAAGTGCTTCCTCTCGTGGACTGTTCCTTCATTAGGCCATGGTGTAATTCTTCCCCTGAAATATCATTCTTTAAGGTTGACTCCCtggtttctgttttattctcCAAGTCTGAAAGAAATCCCAAAATACAAATGACCCACATTcagtgcactttatttttttttaaagattttatttatttatttgacagagagagaaatagcgagagcaggaacacaagtgggggggtgggagagggagaagcagactccccactgagcagggagcctgatgcggggctcgatcccaggaccctgggaccatgacctgagctgaaggcagatgcttaatgactgagccacccagacgccccttcaGTCCCTTCagtgcactttaaaaaataaatggccatAGAGGGGGAAAATGAACATGTACTAAGCATAGCAACCTTGGACTATCTTCAAATGTAGTTCTGCCCCCTTTAAAGCtaatataaaaggaaatgaagaaatggtCAAAAGAAAGAAGCTTTTAGAGTATGGAAGGGGACTTCCAGGAATTGGGAGGAGTTCATCCATGTGATTTCCAGAAGGAAGTGCGCTAAGAAGAGAGCATTGTTGTAAGGGTAAATATCAAGAGATAAGATTAAGGAACACAGGATTATAGTGCCATATCATCTCAAGTCCATATTTCTATGACaaaattttctctattaaaataagttttttcggggtgcctaggtgactcagttggttaagcgactgccttcggctcaggtcatgatcctggagtcccgggatcgagtcccacatcgggctccctgctcagctgggagtctgcttctccctctaaccctcccccctctcatgctctctctctcattctctttctcaaataaataaataaaatctttaaaaaaaaaagtttttttcaagtatttatctCATACTTtctacacattaaaataaaacattaaataatatagGAGAATAGCCTCTCTCAATCTCATCTCCATTCCCTTAGTCTCTTAGGATTTTGGAATACATCCATTTAGATATTCCCAACAGTATGTATATGTGAATGtgtacatttatgtatgtatggtCACAAATATACATTTGCACAAAAAAGGATATATATAGTTctgcatctgttttgttttttattcaactATATCTCATGGGCCCCCTTCTGTCTGTACATTTAgatttatctcattctttttaacaagtGCAATGCATCCCACTGCATTCCACTGGTGGGCGTATCATAATTTGACTTTTctttactgaaaaatatttaggtTGTCTCCAGTTTTTCATGTTATCATTatgcaaacatttgtttacaCTCCTGTCAATATTTCATAGGATTTACTAAAGAGGAATTACTGGGTTCTGGATATGTGTGCTCTCAGTAGACGTGGGTGCCCGTAGAGGAAGAATCTCTACAGGGAATAAGGAGTCACTTAACTTTTCAGggtaagaacaagaaaaatgtcaTATTTCAAGAGGTCAAATCTGACAGTAACATtcaaaatgattcagaaaaataataaaacatcaaaaatacaACTAAAAATCATAGTAATAGACATGAAATGATGGGAACTTGGCTTGGCACTGCGTCAACAAAGATGAAGAGgagaagaaggggcacctgggtggttcagtcggttaagcatttgctttcggctcaggtcatgatcccagggtcctaggattaagtcctgcatcagactccttgctcagctgggagcctgcttctccctctgcctgcttgtgctctttctccccctctctctctgacaaataaataaataaataaataaaatctttaaaaacaggggtgccggggtggctcagttggttaagcgtctgcctttagctcaggtcatgatcccagggtcctgggatcgaggcccgcatcgggctccctgctcagcgggaagcctgcttctccctctccatctgcctgccgcttcccctacttgtgctctctttctctgtgtcaaataaataaataaaatctttaaaaaaaataacaaataaaaataattttaaaaaagaagaggaaaagtggATCTACTAGCAGGTAATATCAGAGAAGCATGAGAAATGAGGTAGCACTGAGAGTAGAAAAACATGATACATTCTTGCTGATACCatgatttttgttctttgagACTAAAAGAATAGGAGGAGTCAGGATGAGAAATTTGCTTGGGAGAGAAGACGGTCTCTGTTTTCAGATGTATTGGGTTTGAAGTGACAACAGTGCATCTAGACAGAGATGTCCTAAATACCAGGGGTATGTGGGAATAGAGTTCATATGGATGTATGAGacaaagatgaaaatatggaaaatataggTGTCAAGGAACAAGTGAAACCATCACAATGCACTTGTGGGCATTTGTGCGGATATAAAACAGCAGCGTAAAAGACAGAGGCCCCTCAGGGATTGTGGCAGACACTGTTGGATATTCACCAAAATCTGTTCTTCCCATTTCTGGACACGCAGCTACACTATATTTCCCAATCTTCATTTTGATTTGAGTTAAGGGACAAAGGTTTCTCCCATAAGTGACTCAAGAGTGAAAGTCACGTGAACCACTCCAGGCTGGCCCATTAAAGCTCCCAGATGGGATTCCTGCGTGCTCTTATCCTGCTGCTGGCTATCCTTAGATGAGGAGCAGGTCCTAGGGGATGGTGCAGCCACCGTGTGGGAGAAATCTCAATCCCAGATCCGCTAGGTGGAAAAGAACTGGCCATTGGCCTAACCAGTTCCCCTAGACCAGCGTATGAGCAAGAAATTCCTATTCCATTTGAGCCACATTTTAAAGTCTATCTGCTATAGTCGTTTAGCCTATCCTAACAGAGGTGGAAATGATGTAtctgcattaaaaagaatattgatggggcacctgggtggctcagtcgttgagcgtctgccttcagctcaggtcatgggcccagggtcctgggatcgagtcccacatcaggctccctgctccgtgggaagcctgcttctccctctcccattccccctgcttgtgtcccctctctcgctgtgtctctctctgtcgaataaatgaataaaatctttaaaaaaaaaaaaaaaaggatactgatGAGAAGCACTGAAAAGGCAATAAGAGAGATAGAggagataaaaattattaaactggCTGGTGGAGGAAAGGACAGATACCAAGAAGGTGGTGAGGTCTATGAACCTAATGCCGCTGTGTAGAATAGCGCCGTAAGAACACAAACTGTGGAGTCAGGAGGATTCGAATTCAAATACCAACTCCACCAACCAGTAGCTAAGTGATGCTGGACAAATTTCTTAACCTGTGagtcttcttttcctcctctgtaagatgTGGCTAACGTAGGCACAGGACTCACAGAGGCCACCTGGATGAACAGCTGTCGTTATTACTGTTCTTAGATGAAGAAGGCTGTTAAAAGCTGTTTGATTTGGTAAGAAGGAATTCTGTGGGGATTTCTCACAGAGTCCTAAGttatctgaaataaaaagttaaactatacaagttaaaaagaaaatcagaattgaAACTATGATTACAGAGTAAGAttcaggaaaaaattttaaaaggaatcgTGAGAGTGAGATCCATGATAAAATGACATGAGAATCTGGTGAAAGGTGCTGTCCTTAATGAGACGAGACCCATGAATACCTGAATGGACAGGAGAAAGAAGCTATGATCAGGGCAAGGTTTGGAATACTGGAGAAAGCAAGAAAATCATGAAAGTCAGGTCAGGAGAATTAGTCAAGAAAACTAACCCTGATGAGAAAGGCATCTCTTTCCCCAATACTCCAGAGAAACTAATGAGAAGAGGCAAATGCAGGTGGTAATCAGGTTTCTCGTGGGTCCCATCCAGATAGCATGGTCTCCCCCACAGCCTGGAGAAGGCTTCAAGTGGAGCTCTCCAGTAAACATGACAAAGGCCCCAACTGCCTTGCTCTTACCTGAACTTGGACTTCCTGAAATCTCTCTCTCGATCAGCCATggctcttctcctttctccagctGGGAAATCACACCAGGTTTGGAGAGCTGATATCCTGCTCATGAAGAAGAAAACACTGCATGTGCTGAGGTCAAAGAGCCATCCCAAGAATTTAAAGATAGTTCTTTGGTATTCAGGCCTGCTGAGGGGTAGAGTAGAAAGACCAGGGCAGAAAAGACCACAGCTATCCTGACTTGCTGTTTAGAGGGAACTAGAAAGCTCTATCATAACCCAAAGCCCAAGCATAGCACTTCGgttagaaataaagattttcttccaACAGGCAGGTTCTGGTTGTAAGGGGAACTCATCCTTACCCACGGAGACCAGGTTCCCATAGTTCTCCAGCATCACCTCCCGGTATAGATTCCGGTGAGCAGGGGCCAGTtgcccccactcctcctgggtgAAGTCCACAGATATGTCCTTGAAGGTCAATAGTCCCTAGAATATCAAATATGTTCCTTTTCAGTTCTAATACTGCCTACATGCTAAGAGATTCTAGCCAAGTCTACTTGGACACTCTCTTGAAAATTGGTTGGCTGACTCTGCAGGAGGTTACAAACAACGCAGAAAGCATATAAGTTGTCTTTTGCAACTTATCATTTGGCTGAAGGAGAAATACTCATGAAATATTAAAGAAGGTCTCAGAGCAGTATACAATAATTTGGATTAAGGACAATAAAGATCAGGAATATTTGAGGAAAGGGAGAGTTCAGAGAAGACAGGGACCTTTGTCAGGCTGAGAGAATTGgttaaaatgagaacatttcaGCATAGGTAAAATACCATTAGCTGGGTATTAGTAAGAAAAGTACGTGAGAACAGCACATTCCTGGAGGGAGCATGAATTCTGCCTAGTAAGGAAGATTTGACCAAAGCAGATACCATGTTGTGAAGTACAAGAGCCTGTCATGTATGATCCACACAAATTAAATAaccattttatgattatttttaaaaatattaccaaatgCAAAGAGAACCCAGAAGCCAGAAGGTTAAGATAGTAACACATTCCTTAAGTATAAAGATGACTCTAATgctttttatgtattataaataagTCTGGAAGGCATTTCAGGCCTATTGGGCTGGCAATAGCATCCACATTTAACCCATTAGAAAACTGAATTTGAGGAATGTTAAAGATATGGGATTAAACCCTATACCATGTTATTTTGGAAACTAAGATCACTCCACTATAAAAGTCTTCTGTTCTCTAAGAATATCTCCTTCTATATTGATTTTCTGATTACTCTATTTTCTGAGTTTCCCTATGATTTGGGGGTTTGATAGCACAGAGCTTTGCCTGCTGCCAATGGTTTTCTGATTAGCTCATTTATGATACACAGACACTATTAAACTGctcttggaagttttcctttcttttctggtcAGCCTATTTAGTGTGTGCCCTTCATGACCTGCCAGTAACTACTCtactcatttcctttttcatctaCAATTCTGCTCCAAAATATGACCAGTAATCCTCTCTTAAAGGTCATTAATGAAATGCATTACATCTCCAAGAATGTCAGAACCGcattctgttaatttttaaatgttgcttaaaaagttttacatataaaactaatgatgtgctatattgaatttaagttaaaaaaaaaaatgttttacaatgtTTGTCTTTCCCCTAGATGACACTGTGAGGTTTCAGGGCAAGAACTACATTACAtacttttacacacacacatacacacacaacccaggacaatttttattttttatttttactttttcaaatttttatttaaattctagttagaatatagaatatagtgtaatattggtttcaggagtagaatttagtgattcatcacttacatataacacccagtgctcatcataacaagtgtactccttaatacccatcacccatttagcccatcccccacgatttttaaatgtgttggaTAAATGGCCAGAGGTTTGTCTGAAACAAGAAGGTTCCTCAGGAACCTTCTATTATGGTGAACCTCCTATTATGAGGAACCATCTACTATTGGTGGGAAAATTACCAGTGAAATGAATCAATGTGGCCTGGTTTAGAACAGGCTAAGAAAATCCAACCCAGCAAGTTAAaccaaagaaaatcaaagtcCAGGGCTCTTAAAATCTGAGAAACAAGTTCAAGCAAGTGACAGGAAACTCCAACCCACCTGAGATTCCACTGTCGAGGGCCTAGAGGTGACTTCATCCTCGAGACTTTCTCCCTGGGTCTCATCAACATCCTGAGAGAGCAAAACTGAGAAAGGAGAAGAGCCATGAGGTTTACATCTCCCCAAACAGAAAAACAGCTTGCAGACCTGCTGAACACGGCTCCTCTCTCAAAACATTCACAGAGAGGGACACTTAGAGCAACTCAGCGCAGACTGGAGCCTCCTTAATGAAAAGGAGCTACAGGGCACTGCTTAGGGCATTAATACTCCCCAATGGTCAACACTGGTCCAGAAGCACAGATCTACTGGGCCACTCCTCTGTTCAAAAATCCTCAAAGCTTCCCCactgataagaaagaaaaatccaaataccTGCCCATGGATTTCAAGATCCTCCACAACCAGTCCATCGTTGCTTCTCTACCCTCCTTCATCCACTGGACTCACCCACCCACATAGCCCCAGTCACCCTTCTTTGAACATACCTCCTAGTCGGTGAAAAACTGAGATATCCTTCTGGACCGGTTCAGGTGAAGTTTTCCCAAACACTCTTAATGAGAAGAAAGCTTCTTCTTCCCTGTACTCTTCCAAAGCTTGTTTTTATCTCTGCTTAGATATCGATCTCAGACTGCCTcctgttatatttatttatataattatctcCCTCAGTTGAATATTAGTATGAATATATGGGTAGCAACTatctggttcatttttttttctatctgctaAACTGTTAAGCATAACACCCTGCCAGGTTGCTAGAATTCCAATACTGGCTGAATTTAggtattaaaaatatgaactagGAATTAAGGCAAATAAATTGTTGTCCTTATATTTTTTCCCAACTTTTTATCATTAATATTGAACACCCATATATCCACCACCTATATTCAATGATTGTTAACGTCTGCCATATTTGCTTCATCTATCGATATATTTTTTGAACCTTTTCaaagttgcagacatcatgatACTTCATCTCTAATTACTTCAAATTAGGATCTTCTTCATAATCCTAATACCATTTATCACACCTAAGCAAGTTAACAATtcatattcagatttcctcaaCTCTTCTCAAACTGTCTTTTATTCTGGATTTATTCCAACCCAGGAGCCAACCACGGTTCACACATTCAAAGTGGTTGTTATTTGTAGTCTCTCTAGAATAGtacttccctcttttttcttgacGTTGGCTTCTTAAGAAACCAACAGTCTGTGCTAGGGTTTACCTTACTTGTCAATCCCCTGTATTTTCTTTAAGCCAGAAATTCAGCCTTTAAGCTCAATTTAGGACCAGGTTAAATATTTTGGCAGGAATTCTTCATGAGTGATACTAATGTGCTTTTTATTACACTACccagaaaacacaaaatgtgAGGTTATCCCATCATTGAC
Proteins encoded in this region:
- the ZFP69B gene encoding zinc finger protein 69 homolog B, encoding MLQQLLITLPMEASTWVKLRHPKKAKEGAPLWEDVTKMFEGEVLLSQDVDETQGESLEDEVTSRPSTVESQGLLTFKDISVDFTQEEWGQLAPAHRNLYREVMLENYGNLVSVGYQLSKPGVISQLEKGEEPWLIEREISGSPSSDLENKTETRESTLKNDISGEELHHGLMKEQSTRGSTLYSTLGRVSKCDKLESHQENQGMGEGQIPLTHEKTLTQERGRESNRFEKSINVSSKVIPGPEGPPRKKDHKYGMSRKRSRYNLDLINHSRSYTRMKTFECNICEKIFKQLIHLTEHMRIHTGEKPFRCKECGKAFSQSSSLIPHQRIHTGEKPYECKECGKTFRHPSSLTQHVRIHTGEKPYECGICEKAFSQSIGLIQHLRTHVRDKPFTCKDCGKAFFQIRHLRQHEIIHTGVKPYICNVCSKTFSHSTYLTQHQRTHTGERPYKCKECGKAFSQRIHLSIHQRVHTGVKPYECSHCGKAFRHDSSFAKHQRIHTGEKPYDCNECGKAFSCSSSLIRHCKTHLRNTFSNDM